In one Flammeovirga yaeyamensis genomic region, the following are encoded:
- a CDS encoding metal-dependent hydrolase family protein has translation MKKIVYLFICFFASFGLFAQDDILIKNIDVFDGKNEKLLKGVDVLIHGNKVHKIGKHIDVDSAQIIQGEGKTLIPGLIDAHWHTSYAYTPAEVLFMNQGDMPEVAIRSMKGAEETLLRGFTTVRDPGGNPFAVKKLIDAGEYPGHRILPSGPFMSQTTGHADHYCVLDEPRKTSGEMSYWEKNMMAITADGVPEVRKVTREILKYGATQIKICTGGGVSSEYDPLEVMEYSVDEIKAVVEEAENYGTYVLSHVMIDKGIIASVNAGVKSIEHGFFASDSTLQLMKDKGVWLSPQPFLEGDNSFADPGSQEKWLQVVKAVDNVYQKAAKIGVKVSFGTDILFDAENTKNQSLLLARLGKWYSPYEVLRIATSGNAEMLEMAGSRHPYQEGPLGVVQEGAYADMIIVDGNPLEDINLVADPENNFKMIMKDGVIYKNTLED, from the coding sequence ATGAAAAAAATCGTTTATTTATTCATTTGCTTTTTTGCAAGCTTTGGTCTTTTTGCTCAAGATGATATTCTAATTAAAAATATTGATGTTTTTGATGGAAAAAATGAAAAGCTATTAAAAGGAGTAGATGTATTAATACATGGAAATAAAGTCCACAAAATTGGAAAACATATCGATGTAGATTCTGCTCAAATCATCCAAGGAGAAGGAAAAACATTAATCCCCGGACTAATTGATGCACATTGGCATACTTCCTATGCCTATACACCTGCTGAGGTACTATTTATGAACCAAGGAGATATGCCAGAAGTGGCTATTCGAAGTATGAAAGGGGCAGAGGAAACATTGTTAAGAGGATTTACTACAGTTCGTGATCCAGGTGGGAATCCATTTGCAGTGAAGAAATTAATTGATGCAGGAGAGTATCCTGGCCATAGAATTTTACCATCAGGTCCTTTTATGAGTCAGACAACAGGTCATGCCGATCACTATTGTGTTTTGGATGAACCAAGAAAAACATCTGGAGAGATGAGTTATTGGGAGAAAAACATGATGGCTATTACCGCTGATGGTGTTCCTGAGGTCAGAAAAGTAACTCGAGAAATCTTAAAATATGGAGCAACTCAGATTAAAATTTGTACAGGCGGCGGTGTATCTTCTGAATATGATCCTTTAGAAGTGATGGAGTACTCAGTAGATGAAATCAAAGCAGTGGTTGAAGAAGCTGAAAATTACGGAACATATGTACTATCGCATGTAATGATTGATAAAGGAATCATTGCATCAGTAAATGCGGGTGTTAAGTCTATTGAACATGGTTTCTTTGCATCAGATTCTACATTACAATTAATGAAAGACAAAGGTGTTTGGTTAAGTCCACAACCATTCTTAGAAGGAGATAATTCATTTGCTGATCCTGGAAGCCAAGAGAAATGGTTACAAGTGGTAAAAGCAGTAGATAATGTATATCAAAAAGCGGCCAAAATTGGAGTAAAAGTTTCTTTTGGTACCGACATTTTATTCGATGCTGAGAATACTAAAAATCAAAGTTTATTATTAGCTAGATTAGGCAAATGGTATTCACCCTACGAAGTATTAAGAATTGCTACTTCAGGTAATGCCGAAATGTTAGAAATGGCTGGTTCACGTCACCCTTATCAAGAAGGACCGTTAGGAGTTGTTCAAGAAGGAGCCTATGCTGATATGATTATTGTTGATGGTAATCCTCTAGAAGATATTAATTTGGTGGCAGATCCAGAAAATAATTTCAAGATGATAATGAAAGATGGTGTGATTTATAAGAATACGCTTGAGGACTAA
- a CDS encoding GH92 family glycosyl hydrolase produces the protein MMRNFIAFILSTFILISCTQKENIDYVNPMIGTDGIGHTFPGATTPFGMVQLSPSNDFKNWNWCSGYHYSDTVIKGFAHTHFSGAGLAGLGDILVMPTVGKPSTSAGTEEHPENGYRSRFSHDKEVAKAGYYSVNLLDDNIDVELTATPRVGFHQYTFHKDEEVNVVFDPTHHLMETIFGTSVEILDDHSLRGYKKADGEAGKRTVYFYAEFSKPFKASLLTNNDAPKSNIKKLEDERAKAVVTFEVKSGEKLVLKVALSNVSYEGAKKNFEAEAEDKTFDQALFQAQQLWREKLNKIEVETLSEDDKFVFMTGMYHSFISPNLLSDVDGNYVVEGNVFHTDYPQYSNYSTWDTFRALHPLFTIIEKEKTAEFVNSLVSRKTVSDVELPIWEAIGHDNICMIGYNTVSPIADAILKDIPGIDANTAYQTMLSASNYLGKHSPNYDVNGMDDYLKFYYVPGEIGSSVSKTTEQNYYDWTIAQVAHKLGDVENEKLYLDRSKGYRALFDKNSGYLLPKMSDGTVPNVSTKTWDDLVKNYVSGNIWAYSMYVPHDVKAYMSMFGGPQQFAEKIDSILADTTTLGGAQHVDISGFVGKYGHGDEPGHQIPYFYVYAQQPWKTQKLVHQVMDEFYHNDPDGLVNNEDLGQMSAWYLFSSLGFYPVTPGDLNYIIGSPKVKSATVHLEDGKTFKVKVNNASKENVYIKSVKLNGKTLEKAYITHNQIMEGGELVFDMQSTPNKEWGITEEATPGKNVASIPEVKQRVTNTPYSSNTENFFGTSLNIKLYCNNKEAEIRYTLDGSEPTASSKKYVNGIRINRTSTLKAKAFQKGLINSKTFEHQYIKTLSARLGNGFPKIKLMHETEDYGATDGSQLIDQKLASDTFADGKWNGFIKNNLEAILDLGQVTDVKQLKYNTLSNTYVWIFPPKAITVWTSTDQKKWKKVVTETYDIVDNHEHKIITNSVSLGNQKARYIKVEIQNYGGMPKWHGGAGQTPFLMVDEIYVN, from the coding sequence ATGATGAGAAATTTTATTGCTTTCATTTTGAGTACATTTATACTTATAAGTTGTACTCAAAAAGAGAATATCGATTATGTAAACCCTATGATCGGTACAGATGGTATTGGTCATACTTTTCCTGGGGCGACTACACCTTTTGGTATGGTTCAATTGAGTCCTAGTAACGATTTTAAAAATTGGAATTGGTGTTCAGGATATCACTACTCAGATACTGTAATTAAAGGTTTTGCACATACTCATTTTAGTGGTGCAGGCTTGGCTGGATTAGGAGATATCTTGGTCATGCCTACTGTAGGAAAACCCTCAACTTCAGCAGGAACAGAAGAACACCCGGAAAATGGATACCGCTCACGTTTTTCACATGATAAAGAAGTGGCTAAAGCAGGATATTACTCTGTAAATCTTTTGGATGATAATATTGATGTAGAATTGACAGCTACTCCAAGAGTAGGTTTTCATCAGTATACCTTTCATAAAGATGAAGAAGTCAATGTGGTGTTCGATCCTACACATCATTTGATGGAAACGATATTTGGTACTTCAGTGGAGATATTAGATGATCATAGCCTGAGAGGTTACAAAAAAGCCGATGGAGAAGCCGGTAAAAGAACTGTTTATTTTTATGCTGAATTTTCAAAACCATTCAAAGCATCTTTGCTTACCAACAATGATGCGCCTAAAAGCAATATCAAAAAGTTAGAAGACGAAAGAGCGAAAGCCGTAGTTACATTTGAAGTAAAAAGTGGTGAAAAGCTAGTTTTAAAAGTAGCCCTATCAAATGTCAGTTATGAAGGTGCTAAAAAGAACTTTGAAGCAGAAGCTGAAGACAAAACGTTTGATCAAGCACTTTTCCAAGCACAACAATTATGGAGAGAAAAATTGAATAAAATTGAAGTTGAAACACTGAGTGAAGACGATAAATTCGTATTCATGACAGGTATGTATCATTCTTTTATCTCACCCAATTTACTATCTGATGTAGATGGGAATTATGTTGTTGAAGGAAATGTATTTCACACAGATTACCCACAGTATTCTAATTATTCAACTTGGGATACCTTCCGTGCCTTGCATCCATTATTTACTATTATAGAAAAAGAAAAAACCGCCGAGTTTGTTAATTCACTAGTATCAAGAAAAACTGTTTCTGATGTAGAATTACCTATTTGGGAAGCCATCGGTCATGATAACATTTGTATGATTGGGTACAATACGGTTTCACCAATTGCGGATGCCATTCTAAAAGATATTCCAGGTATTGATGCTAATACAGCATATCAAACTATGTTATCAGCATCAAATTATCTGGGAAAGCATTCTCCAAATTACGATGTAAATGGGATGGATGATTATTTGAAATTCTATTATGTTCCTGGAGAAATTGGATCATCAGTATCAAAAACTACAGAGCAAAATTATTACGATTGGACGATTGCTCAAGTAGCCCATAAATTAGGTGATGTAGAAAACGAAAAATTATATCTAGATAGATCTAAAGGGTACAGAGCATTATTTGATAAAAATTCAGGCTATCTATTACCAAAAATGAGTGATGGTACTGTTCCTAATGTATCGACCAAAACTTGGGACGATTTGGTAAAGAATTATGTATCAGGTAATATTTGGGCATACAGTATGTATGTACCCCACGATGTAAAAGCCTACATGAGTATGTTTGGCGGACCTCAACAGTTTGCTGAAAAGATTGATTCTATTCTAGCTGATACTACTACACTAGGTGGCGCACAACATGTGGATATTTCTGGATTTGTTGGTAAATACGGTCATGGTGACGAACCCGGGCATCAAATACCTTACTTCTATGTTTATGCACAACAACCATGGAAAACTCAAAAGTTGGTGCATCAGGTAATGGATGAGTTTTACCACAATGATCCCGATGGTTTAGTGAATAATGAAGATCTAGGTCAAATGTCTGCTTGGTACCTTTTCTCATCATTAGGATTTTATCCTGTAACTCCTGGCGATTTAAATTACATTATTGGTTCTCCTAAAGTGAAATCTGCCACAGTACATTTAGAAGATGGAAAAACATTTAAAGTGAAAGTAAATAATGCTTCTAAAGAAAATGTATATATCAAATCGGTCAAACTGAATGGAAAGACATTGGAGAAAGCCTACATCACTCATAATCAAATAATGGAAGGCGGCGAATTGGTTTTTGATATGCAATCTACTCCAAATAAAGAATGGGGAATTACAGAGGAGGCTACTCCAGGAAAAAATGTAGCATCAATTCCCGAAGTGAAGCAAAGAGTGACGAATACTCCTTATTCATCAAATACTGAGAACTTCTTTGGTACCTCGTTAAATATCAAATTGTATTGTAACAATAAGGAAGCTGAGATTAGATATACTTTAGATGGGAGTGAGCCTACAGCTTCATCAAAGAAATATGTAAATGGAATTCGTATCAATAGAACATCAACTTTAAAAGCAAAAGCTTTCCAAAAAGGTTTGATTAATAGTAAAACGTTTGAACATCAATATATCAAAACATTATCTGCCCGTTTAGGTAATGGATTTCCTAAGATTAAATTGATGCACGAAACAGAAGATTATGGTGCGACTGATGGTAGTCAATTAATTGATCAGAAATTAGCATCAGATACTTTTGCTGACGGAAAATGGAATGGGTTCATTAAAAATAATCTTGAAGCTATTTTAGACCTTGGTCAAGTTACTGATGTAAAACAGTTAAAATACAATACGTTATCGAATACTTATGTATGGATTTTCCCACCAAAAGCCATTACTGTTTGGACAAGTACAGATCAAAAGAAATGGAAAAAGGTGGTAACAGAAACTTATGATATTGTAGATAATCATGAACATAAGATCATTACTAATAGTGTATCTCTAGGAAATCAAAAAGCAAGATACATTAAAGTAGAAATTCAAAACTATGGAGGAATGCCGAAGTGGCATGGAGGAGCAGGACAAACTCCTTTCTTAATGGTGGATGAAATTTATGTAAACTAA
- a CDS encoding SusD/RagB family nutrient-binding outer membrane lipoprotein: MKHLTTILLLCLIFGCQNLLDDQLEMTDGEIKTKEQRPPQEIMDDIQENLRIAQTAMYSSGHEAWRGNLLTSGQISQNIGTTFSANPGFSYNSSFHGETFYLILNQILPSIEKGLYETEGIEELEYIHSIFRIVKVVNLLRLTEIYGDIPYVKNCRDYYHDGLYLLEYDSQEKVLEYMVEDLIESRNKIGILDKSTLKYTDYYNTNSSSQFRYTKLANSLLIKIGLMLSEANPSRGAEVFKLGYENFYGYIKSWDDAPYIEHSDDYNPWSDKVNGTGVAIQGRVGGFSETFISDVALKYMQGNFDPRLFRIVAHYDRSYGTADAISNPFSLYRNFDPFAKAEDSGDFKKVHYRGVRMGNSQEVPTLFHNAETNEDQLAFKYYSVFGDNYSNYHFIEQGQLLTLAGINPATFNATTPSLVIGADEVSYLVAEANVLPEYGINDVDAFKNALTLSQTKYREMNFPGDFFEMSYSNLYKHQTNSNYNLESAKIEYVDRLLKKYNEATDKRDLIVTEHWISLIPNGYSSFSLVNRTGGPSFLKSFISNDERTHSVKIFDKDPIMYSSAIGIGTKEIELFHSSEDNFERPYRFPYSSDELEKNTQNVTEAIQNQGGYLPLNTLMNLKQYYSKKDE; this comes from the coding sequence TTGAAACATCTGACAACAATTCTTCTATTGTGTCTCATTTTTGGATGCCAAAATCTTCTAGACGATCAACTAGAAATGACCGATGGAGAAATCAAAACTAAAGAGCAAAGACCTCCTCAAGAAATAATGGATGATATCCAAGAAAACCTAAGAATAGCACAAACAGCAATGTATTCTAGTGGTCATGAAGCTTGGAGAGGTAATCTATTGACATCAGGTCAAATTTCTCAAAATATCGGAACAACTTTTTCTGCAAACCCAGGGTTTTCATATAATAGTTCATTTCATGGGGAAACTTTTTATTTAATTTTAAATCAAATTTTACCATCAATTGAAAAAGGTCTATATGAAACAGAAGGAATTGAAGAATTAGAATACATTCATTCAATTTTTAGGATAGTAAAAGTAGTCAACCTACTACGATTAACAGAGATTTATGGAGACATTCCCTATGTAAAGAATTGTAGAGATTACTATCATGATGGTCTTTATTTACTGGAGTATGACTCTCAAGAAAAAGTATTGGAATATATGGTAGAAGATTTGATTGAGTCGAGAAATAAAATTGGAATATTAGATAAGAGTACTCTAAAATATACTGATTATTATAATACTAATAGCTCGAGTCAGTTTAGATATACTAAATTAGCTAACTCACTACTTATAAAGATAGGTTTAATGTTATCAGAAGCAAACCCATCTCGTGGGGCTGAAGTATTCAAGCTAGGATATGAAAACTTTTACGGCTATATAAAATCTTGGGATGATGCACCTTATATTGAGCATTCTGATGATTATAACCCTTGGAGCGATAAGGTAAATGGTACGGGTGTAGCAATCCAAGGTAGAGTGGGTGGTTTTTCAGAAACTTTTATTTCTGATGTGGCTTTGAAATATATGCAAGGAAATTTTGATCCTAGATTGTTTAGAATTGTTGCACATTATGACCGTAGTTATGGAACCGCAGACGCAATATCAAATCCCTTTTCTTTATATCGAAATTTTGACCCATTTGCAAAAGCAGAAGATAGCGGAGATTTTAAAAAGGTACATTACAGAGGAGTTAGAATGGGTAATTCACAAGAAGTTCCTACTTTATTTCACAACGCAGAAACTAATGAAGATCAGCTAGCATTTAAATATTATTCTGTTTTTGGAGATAATTATTCAAATTATCATTTTATAGAACAAGGTCAGTTATTAACCTTAGCTGGAATTAATCCTGCAACTTTTAATGCTACAACACCAAGTTTAGTTATCGGTGCAGATGAAGTTTCTTATTTAGTTGCTGAAGCCAATGTTTTACCTGAATATGGAATTAATGATGTGGATGCTTTTAAAAATGCACTAACCCTATCTCAGACGAAATATAGGGAGATGAATTTTCCTGGTGATTTTTTCGAAATGAGTTATTCAAATTTGTATAAACATCAAACGAATAGTAATTACAACCTTGAATCTGCAAAAATAGAATATGTTGATCGCTTACTAAAAAAATATAATGAAGCAACAGATAAGAGAGATCTAATTGTCACCGAACATTGGATTTCATTAATCCCAAATGGTTATTCTTCATTTAGCTTAGTGAATAGAACAGGTGGACCTTCTTTTCTTAAATCATTTATATCAAACGATGAGAGAACGCATTCAGTAAAAATATTTGATAAAGATCCTATTATGTATTCAAGTGCTATTGGAATTGGTACAAAAGAAATTGAGTTATTTCATTCTTCAGAGGACAATTTTGAACGACCATATAGGTTTCCTTATTCATCTGACGAACTAGAAAAGAATACACAAAATGTAACAGAAGCGATTCAAAATCAAGGTGGTTATCTTCCATTAAATACTTTAATGAACTTAAAACAATATTACTCTAAAAAAGATGAATAA
- the katG gene encoding catalase/peroxidase HPI, with protein sequence MKKLLRLSMLSLIVIASACSSSNDETTSKEKSSGGCPFGFDKLHKKEQIKTAKTNRDWWPNQLNVGILAQNSEKTNPMGEAFNYEKEFEKLDYFALKADIKKVLTTSQDWWPADYGNYGPLFVRMAWHSAGTYRTGDGRGGTRMGIQRFAPQNSWPDNGNLDKARRLLWPIKQKYGDQISWADLMILTGNVALESMGFKTIGFAGGREDVWEPQNDIYWGSEAGWLESKRLNEDGELDLDVENPLAAVQMGLIYVNPEGPNGNPDPLASAKNIRISFGRMGMNDKETVALIAGGHSFGKTHGAGDAKHVGAAPEGAKIEEQGFGWKSSYKSGKGKDAITSGLEVVWTPTPTRWSHSFINLLMTNEWELTKSPAGAHQWVAKDVGEIIPDAYDKKKRHRPTMLTSDLALKEDPAYRKVMEGFMEDPLSFDKAFAEAWFKLTHRDMGPKSTYLGPEIPKDEFIWQDPTPISNHKVISKADINKLKTEILKSGIPHNELIETAWASASSYRGSDRRGGANGARIRLAPQVNWESNNPTQLKKVLAKYEAIQKKFNSGNKKVSIADLIVLGGTAAVEEAAKRGGYNITVPFTPGRTDATQEQTDVESFAVLEPMADGFRNYQKKKFTLTTEELLIDKAQLLTLTAPEMTVLLGGMRSLNANFDNSKLGILTNKPGTLSNDFFVNLLSMDYEWKAVNDDELEFIGSNRDTTQEVWRATRADLIFGSNSELRAIAEVYASETSKEKFVRDFIKAWTKVMNLDRFDIDRPDSV encoded by the coding sequence ATGAAAAAATTACTCAGACTTTCTATGTTATCATTAATAGTGATAGCATCAGCGTGTTCAAGCAGCAACGACGAAACAACAAGTAAAGAAAAATCGTCTGGAGGATGTCCATTTGGATTTGATAAACTCCATAAGAAAGAGCAGATTAAAACTGCAAAAACCAATAGAGATTGGTGGCCTAACCAACTAAATGTGGGTATTCTTGCTCAAAATTCTGAGAAGACCAACCCAATGGGTGAAGCATTTAATTACGAAAAAGAATTTGAAAAACTAGATTATTTTGCTTTAAAAGCAGATATAAAGAAAGTACTTACTACATCTCAAGATTGGTGGCCGGCCGATTATGGTAACTATGGTCCGCTATTTGTCCGTATGGCATGGCATAGTGCTGGTACGTACAGAACTGGTGATGGTCGTGGAGGTACAAGAATGGGTATTCAACGATTTGCACCACAAAACAGCTGGCCGGATAACGGTAACCTTGATAAAGCTAGGCGTTTACTTTGGCCTATTAAACAGAAATATGGAGATCAAATCTCTTGGGCTGACTTAATGATCTTAACAGGAAATGTAGCTTTAGAATCAATGGGATTCAAAACTATTGGTTTTGCAGGTGGTAGAGAAGATGTATGGGAACCACAGAACGATATTTATTGGGGATCTGAAGCTGGATGGCTTGAATCAAAACGTCTTAATGAAGATGGTGAATTAGATTTAGATGTAGAAAATCCATTGGCTGCGGTACAAATGGGCTTGATTTATGTAAATCCAGAAGGACCAAATGGAAACCCTGATCCATTAGCATCAGCAAAAAATATTAGAATCTCATTCGGGAGAATGGGTATGAATGATAAAGAGACGGTAGCATTAATTGCAGGCGGTCACTCTTTCGGTAAGACACACGGTGCTGGAGATGCAAAACATGTTGGAGCAGCACCTGAAGGCGCAAAAATTGAGGAACAAGGTTTCGGTTGGAAAAGTTCTTACAAATCTGGTAAAGGAAAAGATGCTATTACTTCTGGTCTTGAAGTAGTTTGGACACCAACTCCTACACGTTGGAGTCACTCGTTTATTAATTTATTGATGACCAACGAATGGGAATTAACTAAAAGTCCTGCGGGGGCTCATCAATGGGTGGCAAAAGATGTTGGAGAGATTATTCCTGATGCTTACGATAAGAAGAAAAGACATCGTCCAACAATGCTAACTTCAGATTTAGCATTAAAAGAAGATCCTGCTTACAGAAAAGTGATGGAAGGATTTATGGAGGATCCCCTATCATTTGATAAAGCATTTGCAGAAGCTTGGTTTAAATTAACGCATAGAGATATGGGGCCAAAATCAACTTACCTTGGACCGGAGATTCCAAAAGATGAATTTATTTGGCAAGATCCAACACCCATTTCAAATCATAAAGTTATTTCTAAAGCTGATATCAATAAATTAAAAACGGAGATATTAAAATCAGGTATTCCTCATAATGAATTGATAGAAACAGCATGGGCTTCTGCTTCATCTTACAGAGGTTCTGACCGTAGAGGTGGCGCAAATGGTGCTAGAATTCGCTTGGCTCCCCAAGTAAATTGGGAAAGCAACAACCCTACTCAGTTGAAAAAAGTACTAGCTAAATATGAAGCAATTCAAAAGAAATTCAATTCGGGAAATAAAAAAGTATCAATCGCTGATTTGATCGTTCTTGGTGGAACTGCTGCTGTTGAAGAAGCTGCTAAAAGAGGTGGTTATAACATTACGGTTCCATTTACTCCTGGTCGTACAGATGCCACTCAAGAACAAACTGATGTAGAATCTTTTGCGGTACTTGAACCTATGGCGGATGGTTTTAGAAATTACCAAAAGAAAAAATTTACGCTTACAACTGAAGAATTACTGATTGACAAAGCACAGCTACTTACGCTAACTGCTCCAGAAATGACCGTTTTATTAGGAGGTATGCGTTCTTTAAATGCCAATTTTGATAATTCTAAATTAGGTATTTTAACAAACAAACCTGGTACATTATCAAATGACTTTTTCGTAAATCTATTAAGCATGGACTACGAATGGAAAGCTGTAAATGATGATGAATTAGAATTTATTGGATCAAATAGAGATACAACTCAAGAAGTTTGGAGAGCAACGAGAGCGGACTTAATCTTTGGCTCAAACTCTGAGTTAAGAGCAATTGCAGAAGTATATGCAAGTGAAACGTCAAAAGAAAAGTTTGTAAGAGACTTTATTAAAGCATGGACAAAAGTGATGAACTTAGATAGGTTTGATATTGATAGACCTGATTCGGTTTAA
- a CDS encoding T9SS type A sorting domain-containing protein, with translation MKFRFLSLFIGLYITLLSIEVLAQTNITVYPNTQRFIGDVSTFDRSKYLQAHIWFGNEPNDVDFKSFKSTYNIDENYIGSRRFWSPLGLVKNGVIPNIRNNYSGVRSVNNHVDTGRSGSLMYDENVDYSTVDITDFSIEVAEFVAKNYRDEWNPVPKYIEPFNEPMIHAADHYPGSYNSAKTDEIVTKICQFHQHLGKAVRDIPELENMKVIGYASAWPEFENGDFSLWNSRYKKFIDIAGEDIDLFSIHLYDGVGLNNTGGRRSGSNSEAILDLIEAYSFLKFGKVKPIAITEYGRLVADQEGWTWNNGQSNYHPIENSQAVRSQIHMAMSFMERGEQIEMAIPFSTQKINPKEKYSKAALWTLNDDQEWELTSRKYFFEVWKDVKGERVKIENDNVDVQSMAFVDDNKMYVILNNLNDETQNINLKLNDNIGIDKIDIKQLKVYVDQLPELSNQTLNEIPESLPIQYGETIVVTYHFTDVVDLSNTLFEKKYYASTYLKPIISNTEQQFTIKNVTKEAGNGKLRIGVGRDIGKSLLPTIKVNGQQVIIDGDIIKGYDQANRSRFFGILEIPFDQVLLKSGSNQISVMFNDQGGHISSVAMIVNTSTKAADIVEDEDDITSIEYHGSENIKVFPNPAQKEINLVFNTPGVAQIRLLDLQGKLIMEYISDLQHQVIPTDDLQKGLYILKVNQADFIETHKILVK, from the coding sequence ATGAAATTTAGATTTTTATCACTATTCATTGGCTTATATATTACACTTTTATCTATAGAAGTGTTAGCACAAACAAATATTACCGTGTATCCAAATACACAGCGCTTTATAGGTGATGTATCTACTTTTGATCGATCGAAGTATTTACAAGCACATATTTGGTTTGGTAATGAACCTAATGATGTTGACTTCAAATCATTCAAATCAACTTACAATATTGATGAAAACTATATCGGTTCAAGAAGATTTTGGAGTCCATTAGGATTAGTCAAAAATGGAGTAATTCCTAATATTAGAAATAATTATTCTGGAGTAAGAAGCGTAAATAATCACGTTGATACTGGTAGATCTGGAAGTTTAATGTACGATGAAAATGTAGATTATTCTACTGTAGACATTACTGATTTTTCAATTGAAGTAGCTGAATTTGTAGCAAAAAATTATCGAGATGAATGGAATCCGGTTCCTAAGTATATTGAACCTTTTAACGAACCCATGATTCATGCTGCAGATCATTATCCAGGAAGTTATAATTCTGCAAAAACAGATGAAATTGTGACTAAGATTTGTCAATTTCATCAACACTTAGGAAAGGCAGTACGTGATATTCCAGAATTAGAAAATATGAAAGTGATAGGTTATGCATCAGCATGGCCAGAATTCGAAAATGGTGATTTCTCTTTGTGGAATTCTAGATATAAAAAGTTTATTGATATTGCCGGTGAAGATATTGATTTATTCTCTATCCATTTATACGATGGTGTAGGGCTAAATAATACAGGAGGTAGAAGATCAGGATCTAATTCGGAAGCAATTTTAGACCTAATTGAGGCTTACAGCTTCTTAAAGTTTGGAAAGGTAAAACCTATAGCAATTACTGAATACGGTAGATTAGTTGCTGATCAAGAAGGTTGGACTTGGAATAATGGACAATCGAATTATCATCCCATTGAAAATTCTCAAGCTGTAAGATCTCAAATTCATATGGCCATGAGTTTTATGGAAAGAGGTGAACAAATTGAAATGGCCATCCCTTTCTCTACTCAAAAAATCAATCCTAAAGAAAAGTATTCTAAAGCTGCATTATGGACATTGAATGATGATCAAGAGTGGGAATTGACATCGAGAAAATACTTCTTTGAAGTATGGAAAGATGTGAAAGGAGAAAGAGTAAAAATCGAAAATGACAACGTTGATGTTCAGTCAATGGCTTTTGTGGATGACAATAAAATGTATGTTATTTTGAATAATCTAAACGATGAAACTCAAAACATCAACTTAAAATTGAATGATAACATTGGGATTGATAAAATTGACATCAAACAGTTAAAAGTATATGTTGATCAATTACCAGAACTTTCAAATCAAACTTTAAATGAAATTCCAGAAAGTTTACCTATTCAATATGGTGAAACTATTGTTGTGACTTACCATTTTACTGATGTTGTTGATTTATCAAATACTTTATTTGAAAAGAAATACTATGCTTCAACTTACTTGAAACCTATCATATCAAATACAGAACAACAGTTTACCATCAAAAATGTAACGAAAGAGGCCGGGAATGGTAAACTTAGAATTGGTGTAGGTAGAGATATTGGTAAAAGTTTATTGCCAACAATTAAAGTAAATGGTCAACAAGTCATCATTGATGGCGATATAATTAAAGGTTATGACCAAGCGAATCGTAGTAGATTCTTTGGTATCCTCGAAATTCCTTTTGATCAAGTTTTGTTGAAATCAGGATCGAATCAAATAAGTGTGATGTTTAACGATCAGGGAGGTCATATATCTTCAGTAGCGATGATTGTAAATACTTCTACTAAAGCTGCAGATATTGTTGAGGATGAAGATGATATTACTTCTATAGAATATCATGGATCTGAGAATATTAAGGTTTTCCCTAACCCAGCCCAAAAGGAGATTAATTTAGTATTTAATACTCCCGGTGTGGCTCAAATTAGGTTATTAGATTTACAAGGAAAACTTATAATGGAATATATATCAGACCTTCAACATCAAGTAATTCCTACAGATGATTTACAAAAGGGATTATATATTCTAAAAGTGAATCAAGCAGATTTTATTGAAACACATAAGATACTAGTAAAATAA